The following proteins are co-located in the Desulfatitalea tepidiphila genome:
- a CDS encoding (Fe-S)-binding protein, with protein MADMHALVRLMREVEDQLASCMRCGMCQSVCPLYAATGREADVARGKLALLDGLLREMFDRPDSVRERLDRCLLCGSCQAGCPSGVRVMDIFIKARAILAGFSGLSFSQKMIFKGMLAHPALFDQLTFWSSRFQKLLTRPINEMLGTSCARVMSPLIGDRHFKPLADRPFHHEVPFLDTPAGRSGRKVAFFVGCLLDKIFPKVAGDVVTVLEKAGVGQLIPQGQACCGIPALSAGDTQTFQKLLRHNLERFPVDDFDYLVTACATCTSTIRKLWPLMAEKEDTSTRRRVARIAEKTLDISQFLVDEHLLTDVPSVGRASKPTEVTYHDPCHLKKSLGVSAQPRTVLNAIEGIRFVEMEGADQCCGMGGSFNIKYYEISREIGERKRKAIQASRCSVVATSCPACMMQISDVLSRGGDPIRVRHVVELLAERWKDNDNYPSAH; from the coding sequence ATGGCCGACATGCACGCGCTGGTTCGTTTGATGCGCGAAGTAGAGGATCAACTGGCGAGTTGTATGCGTTGCGGCATGTGTCAATCGGTTTGCCCGCTGTATGCCGCCACCGGCCGGGAGGCCGATGTGGCCCGCGGCAAACTGGCCCTGCTCGACGGCCTGCTGCGCGAAATGTTCGACCGGCCGGACAGCGTTCGCGAACGCCTCGACCGGTGTCTTTTATGCGGATCATGCCAGGCCGGCTGCCCGAGCGGTGTGCGGGTGATGGACATTTTCATCAAGGCGCGCGCCATCCTGGCCGGCTTCAGCGGCCTGTCGTTCTCCCAGAAAATGATCTTCAAGGGGATGCTCGCCCATCCGGCCCTGTTCGACCAGTTGACTTTCTGGAGCAGCCGCTTCCAAAAGCTGCTGACGCGTCCGATCAACGAGATGCTGGGCACATCCTGCGCACGTGTCATGTCGCCGCTGATCGGCGATCGTCATTTCAAACCCCTGGCGGATCGTCCGTTTCATCACGAAGTGCCGTTCCTGGACACGCCGGCGGGCCGTTCCGGTCGCAAGGTGGCGTTTTTCGTGGGGTGTCTGCTCGACAAGATATTTCCCAAGGTGGCCGGGGACGTGGTCACGGTTCTCGAAAAAGCCGGCGTGGGTCAGCTGATACCGCAGGGTCAGGCGTGTTGCGGCATTCCGGCCTTGTCCGCCGGGGACACCCAAACCTTCCAGAAGCTGTTGCGCCACAATCTGGAGCGGTTTCCCGTCGACGATTTCGATTACCTGGTCACCGCCTGCGCCACCTGTACTTCCACCATCAGAAAGCTGTGGCCCCTGATGGCGGAAAAGGAAGATACCAGCACACGCCGCCGGGTGGCCCGGATAGCAGAAAAGACTTTAGACATCAGTCAATTTCTGGTAGATGAGCATCTCTTGACGGACGTGCCCTCCGTTGGCCGCGCGTCCAAACCGACGGAGGTCACTTACCACGATCCCTGCCATTTGAAAAAATCGCTGGGCGTGTCGGCCCAGCCGCGTACCGTGCTCAATGCCATCGAGGGCATTCGGTTCGTGGAAATGGAAGGGGCCGACCAATGTTGCGGCATGGGGGGCAGTTTTAACATTAAATACTACGAAATTTCCCGGGAAATCGGAGAGAGGAAGCGCAAGGCGATACAAGCGTCACGATGCAGCGTGGTGGCCACCAGTTGCCCGGCCTGCATGATGCAAATCAGCGATGTGCTTTCCCGGGGTGGCGATCCCATTCGCGTCAGAC
- a CDS encoding FAD-binding oxidoreductase: MVHAAIVKQLKDLVGSQNVFDNKADRVTYAYDAAVLEPQLPAVVVRPENSEVLGRVVALCNREGLPLTVRGAGTNLSGGAIPQQGGVVLLTNGLNRILEINSEDMYAVVQPGVITAQLAAAVEAKGLFYPPDPGSQAVSTLGGNVAENAGGLRGLKYGVTADYVMGLRFYDVEGNLIKTGSRTVKCATGYNLKALMIGSEGTLGVLDEITLKLIPPPRARKSMLAVFDQMERASQTVAAIIAHHIVPATLEFLDNFTIRAVEDFSHAGLPVEAAAILLVEVDGHPGQVAEEGEQVEAILKQMGAKDIQVARDDAQRDRIWAARRSALSALAKLKPTVVLEDATVPRSKIPAMVHALQGIARRFDLAIGTFGHAGDGNLHPTILTDKRDKGEWQRVEAAIEAIFDEALALGGTLSGEHGTGLAKAGFLKKETGQGAILLSRRIKSALDPNRILNPGKIIGD, translated from the coding sequence ATCTGGTTGGGAGTCAGAATGTTTTCGACAACAAGGCCGATCGGGTAACCTATGCCTATGATGCGGCCGTATTGGAACCCCAGCTGCCGGCGGTGGTGGTGCGCCCGGAGAATTCCGAGGTTCTCGGCCGGGTGGTTGCCCTCTGCAACCGGGAGGGGCTGCCGCTGACGGTGCGCGGCGCCGGCACCAACCTGAGCGGGGGCGCCATTCCCCAGCAGGGTGGCGTGGTTTTGCTCACCAACGGGCTCAATCGAATCCTGGAGATTAACAGCGAGGATATGTACGCCGTGGTCCAGCCGGGCGTGATCACAGCCCAGCTGGCCGCGGCCGTCGAAGCCAAGGGCTTGTTCTATCCGCCCGATCCCGGCAGCCAGGCCGTATCGACCCTGGGCGGCAATGTGGCCGAAAACGCCGGTGGTCTGCGCGGTCTCAAATACGGCGTGACCGCCGACTATGTCATGGGGCTGCGTTTTTACGATGTCGAGGGCAATCTCATCAAAACCGGGTCGCGCACGGTCAAATGTGCCACCGGTTACAATCTCAAGGCCCTGATGATCGGATCGGAGGGCACGCTGGGTGTGCTCGACGAGATCACCCTGAAGCTGATTCCGCCGCCGCGCGCACGCAAATCCATGTTGGCCGTCTTCGACCAGATGGAACGTGCCTCCCAGACCGTGGCCGCCATCATCGCCCACCATATCGTGCCGGCCACCCTGGAGTTTCTGGACAATTTCACCATCCGCGCCGTTGAGGACTTCAGCCATGCCGGTTTGCCGGTTGAGGCTGCTGCCATCCTGCTGGTCGAGGTGGACGGCCATCCCGGCCAGGTGGCCGAGGAGGGCGAGCAGGTCGAGGCGATTTTAAAGCAGATGGGGGCCAAGGACATCCAGGTCGCCCGGGACGACGCCCAGCGCGACCGCATCTGGGCGGCCCGGCGCAGCGCCCTGTCGGCCCTGGCCAAGCTCAAACCCACGGTGGTCCTGGAAGACGCCACTGTGCCGCGTTCTAAAATTCCGGCCATGGTGCATGCCCTTCAGGGAATCGCCCGTCGGTTCGACCTGGCCATCGGCACCTTCGGCCACGCGGGCGACGGCAATTTGCACCCCACTATTCTCACTGACAAGCGCGACAAGGGGGAATGGCAGCGGGTCGAGGCGGCCATCGAGGCCATTTTCGACGAGGCCCTGGCGCTTGGTGGAACCCTTTCCGGCGAACATGGCACAGGCCTGGCCAAAGCGGGTTTCCTGAAAAAGGAGACTGGACAGGGGGCCATCCTGCTGTCCCGGCGTATCAAGTCCGCATTGGATCCCAATCGTATTCTCAACCCTGGTAAAATCATAGGAGACTGA